From a single Callithrix jacchus isolate 240 chromosome 5, calJac240_pri, whole genome shotgun sequence genomic region:
- the ZSWIM1 gene encoding zinc finger SWIM domain-containing protein 1, which translates to MALTMLNGLLIKDSSPPMLLHQVSKTAQLDTFNYQSGFMQSVFDHFPEILFIHRTYNPRGKVLYTFLVDGPRVQLEGHLARAVYFAIPAKEDNEGLAQMFQVFKKFNPAWERVCTILVDPHFLPLPTLAMEFPAAEVLLSAFHICKFLQGKFYQLSLERPVEKLLLTSLQSTMCSATASNLRKLYSLLSNCIPPAKLPELHSHWLLNDRIWLAHRWRSRAESSRYFRSLEVTTRILSQFFGTSPSEKQGMASLFHYMQQNSADKANFNQGLCAQNNHAPSDTIPESPKVEQLVESHIQHSLNAICTGPAAQLCLGELAVVQKSIHLIGSGSEKMNIQILEDTHKVQPQPPASCSCYFNQAFHLPCRHILAMLSARHQVLQPDMLPAQWTAGCATSLDSILGSKWSETLDKHLAVTHLTEEVGRLLQYCSKEEFERRYNTLRELADSWIGPYEQVQL; encoded by the coding sequence ATGGCCCTGACAATGCTGAATGGGCTCCTGATTAAGGACTCAAGCCCACCGATGCTGCTGCACCAGGTTAGCAAGACTGCCCAGTTAGATACCTTCAACTACCAGAGCGGCTTTATGCAGAGTGTCTTTGACCATTTCCCTGAGATCTTATTTATCCACCGGACCTATAACCCAAGGGGTAAGGTCTTATATACCTTCCTGGTGGACGGACCTCGGGTGCAGCTGGAGGGTCATCTTGCCCGAGCAGTCTACTTTGCCATCCCTGCCAAGGAGGACAATGAAGGCCTGGCCCAGATGTTCCAGGTATTCAAGAAGTTTAACCCAGCATGGGAGAGAGTCTGTACCATCCTGGTGGATCCTCATTTCCTTCCACTGCCCACTCTAGCCATGGAGTTCCCTGCAGCTGAGGTCCTGCTCTCAGCCTTCCATATTTGTAAGTTCCTCCAAGGCAAGTTCTATCAGCTGTCCCTTGAACGGCCCGTGGAAAAGCTGCTCCTGACCTCCCTGCAGAGCACAATGTGCTCAGCTACAGCAAGCAACCTGAGAAAGTTGTATTCACTCCTGAGCAACTGCATCCCCCCAGCCAAGCTGCCTGAGCTCCACTCACACTGGCTGCTCAACGACCGCATCTGGCTGGCTCACCGCTGGAGAAGCCGAGCCGAGAGCAGCCGCTACTTCCGGAGCCTCGAGGTCACCACCCGCATCCTCAGCCAGTTCTTTGGCACCTCCCCATCTGAGAAACAAGGTATGGCTTCTCTGTTCCATTACATGCAGCAGAACTCTGCAGACAAGGCAAACTTCAACCAGGGCCTGTGTGCCCAGAACAATCATGCCCCCTCAGACACCATCCCTGAAAGCCCCAAAGTGGAGCAGCTGGTAGAATCCCATATCCAGCACTCCCTTAATGCCATCTGCACAGGGCCAGCAGCCCAGCTCTGCCTGGGTGAGCTTGCTGTGGTCCAGAAATCCATACACCTCATTGGCTCTGGTTCAGAAAAGATGAACATACAGATCCTGGAAGACACCCACAAGGTACAGCCCCAGCCCCCTGCCAGCTGCAGCTGCTACTTTAACCAGGCCTTTCACCTTCCCTGCCGCCACATCCTAGCCATGCTCAGTGCCCGCCACCAGGTGCTCCAGCCTGACATGCTGCCAGCTCAGTGGACGGCAGGCTGTGCCACCAGTCTAGACAGCATCCTGGGCAGCAAGTGGAGTGAGACCTTGGATAAGCACCTGGCAGTGACTCACCTCACCGAGGAGGTGGGTCGGCTGTTGCAGTACTGCAGCAAGGAGGAGTTTGAGCGGAGGTACAACACTCTGCGGGAATTGGCTGACAGCTGGATTGGACCTTATGAGCAGGTCCAACTCTGA
- the SPATA25 gene encoding spermatogenesis-associated protein 25: protein MSYFRTPQTHPSPLSSGQGGAASPGLSLGLCSPVEPAVMASGGIGPVGQKTKQATPTAQAWGPALAMPQARGCPWGTSWETLRRKEYSQYCHKFPHMRQLESLGWENGYSRSRAPEVLPVPPEAMGKEASSQPDICILTLAMMIAGIPTVPVPGVREEDLIWAAQAFMMAHPEPEGAGEGAWWEQAHACSGTASGKVPILRPKRGQPPGSCL, encoded by the exons ATGTCCTACTTCAGGACTCCACAAACTCATCCAAGTCCTCTGTCTTCTGGCCAAG GTGGGGCTGCTTCTCCAGGCTTGTCCCTTGGTCTCTGTAGTCCTGTAGAGCCAGCGGTGATGGCCTCTGGTGGAATAGGCCCAGTGGGCCAGAAAACTAAGCAGGCGACACCTACTGCCCAGGCCTGGGGCCCAGCCTTGGCAATGCCACAAGCCAGGGGCTGCCCTTGGGGGACTAGCTGGGAGACACTACGGAGGAAGGAATACAGCCAATACTGCCACAAATTCCCACACATGAGACAACTGGAGAGCTTGGGCTGGGAGAATGGCTACTCCAGAAGCAGAGCCCCTGAAGTTCTGCCAGTACCCCCTGAGGCAATGGGGAAGGAGGCCAGCTCCCAGCCTGACATCTGCATCCTCACCCTCGCTATGATGATCGCTGGCATCCCCACTGTGCCTGTCCCAGGCGTACGGGAAGAGGACCTGATCTGGGCCGCTCAAGCTTTCATGATGGCCCATCCAGAGCCAGAGGGTGCTGGGGAGGGGGCGTGGTGGGAGCAGGCACATGCCTGCTCTGGCACAGCCTCTGGGAAGGTACCCATATTGAGACCCAAGAGGGGCCAGCCTCCTGGCTCCTGCTTGTAG
- the ZSWIM3 gene encoding zinc finger SWIM domain-containing protein 3, whose amino-acid sequence MELGSCFKTYEDFKECFSAYKRENRCSFILRDCVSVRFHNLNHGTSIREDVLYVQVKFVCIRTQSNRKRTREADICPAYLLLKYNERLDRLFISELNTQHIHGDSKVASSSEDTISKSQKTMCLQRLQPVQPTAQKDLDTAEKSLVEPSFCLDKAQVSSKPEQEGITPSDLAKIAKVMKNFLKVDEGSMASFSVGDSQDLDRLSFQSSKMSDLFIRFPENLLLHRVENTQGHILYAFLVENKERESRVVHFAVLKAETATSVAKMLSIFTEFNSDWPKVKVVFVDPSFHHRAILQEIFPAARILLSIYHTTRLLEKKLHRSSANPSFKRLMKEALREAVFVTSEASLKNLCQMSQALLDEDLFNFLQAHWFTCELLWYMHVRKGLLACNTYMDSLDIVTSKVSSLFREQQSLLDCILCFVDYIDFFNTKGLKNLPTAPPKLKRARPASMPLKSKKAFVICGGSLNRLPVEETKPDPQEVHVQQQSQVPPSQVGMLDTLHQSGSELAYKLCHNEWEVVQNSTHLVDMAGSSVDVQLLEDSHQVSKDGCSCSCSFQQWYHLPCRHILALLHTSQQPVGEAMVCRRWQKKYQHLLGPNGELQDRGAVTNTGQPEKQGRNDMIQDLSRELANLLMQTEGPELEERYSTLRKIVDIWADPSQPSEFLQQPGDFKDVGHLPFLWEKQEEEEGFPPTAAVMHY is encoded by the coding sequence GTATGTGCAGGTGAAATTTGTCTGTATTCGGACCCAGTCAAACAGGAAGAGAACGCGGGAGGCAGATATATGCCCAGCATACTTGCTCCTAAAGTACAACGAGAGACTAGATAGACTGTTTATCAGTGAACTAAACACACAGCACATACATGGTGACTCTAAAGTGGCTAGTTCTTCAGAAGACACCATTAGCAAATCTCAAAAGACAATGTGCCTGCAGAGACTCCAGCCTGTGCAGCCCACAGCCCAAAAAGACCTTGACACTGCCGAGAAGTCCCTGGTTGAGCCATCGTTTTGCCTAGATAAGGCACAAGTGTCCTCAAAACCAGAGCAGGAAGGCATCACTCCTTCCGACCTGGCCAAGATAGCAAAAGTGATGAAGAACTTCCTTAAGGTAGATGAGGGTTCCATGGCTTCCTTCAGTGTGGGTGACAGCCAAGACCTGGACCGGCTCAGCTTCCAGAGCAGTAAGATGAGCGACCTATTCATCCGCTTCCCAGAGAATCTCTTGCTACACCGGGTGGAGAACACCCAGGGCCACATCCTCTATGCTTTCTTGGTGGAGAACAAGGAACGAGAAAGTCGAGTAGTGCACTTTGCTGTGCTCAAGGCCGAGACAGCCACCTCCGTGGCCAAGATGCTGAGCATCTTCACAGAGTTCAACTCTGATTGGCCCAAGGTCAAGGTGGTCTTTGTGGACCCTTCATTCCATCACCGGGCTATCCTGCAGGAGATCTTTCCTGCGGCCCGCATCCTCCTTTCCATCTACCACACAACCCGACTCTTAGAGAAGAAGTTGCATCGTAGCTCAGCAAATCCATCCTTTAAAAGGCTCATGAAGGAAGCCCTGCGGGAGGCCGTGTTTGTCACTTCTGAAGCCAGCCTGAAAAATCTCTGCCAGATGTCCCAGGCCCTGCTAGATGAGGATCTCTTCAACTTCCTGCAGGCACACTGGTTCACCTGTGAACTGCTGTGGTACATGCACGTTAGGAAGGGCCTGCTTGCATGTAACACCTACATGGACAGCCTAGACATTGTCACCAGCAAGGTGTCAAGCCTCTTTCGGGAACAGCAGTCCCTGCTGGACTGCATCCTCTGCTTTGTGGATTACATAGACTTCTTTAATACCAAAGGCTTGAAGAATTTGCCCACAGCTCCTCCCAAGTTAAAGAGAGCTCGGCCAGCAAGCATGCCACTGAAGTCCAAGAAGGCTTTTGTAATCTGTGGAGGGAGCCTTAACAGGCTCCCTGTAGAAGAGACCAAGCCAGACCCACAGGAGGTGCATGTGCAGCAGCAGTCACAGGTGCCGCCCTCGCAGGTTGGCATGCTAGACACCTTGCACCAGAGTGGCTCCGAACTAGCCTACAAGCTGTGCCACAATGAGTGGGAGGTGGTACAGAACTCCACCCACCTGGTGGACATGGCTGGCTCCTCCGTGGACGTTCAGCTACTAGAGGACTCTCACCAGGTTAGCAAAGATGGCTGTAGCTGCAGCTGTTCCTTTCAGCAGTGGTACCACCTGCCATGCCGACACATTTTGGCTCTGCTGCACACCAGCCAGCAGCCCGTTGGGGAAGCCATGGTGTGCCGCCGGTGGCAAAAGAAGTACCAGCACCTCCTTGGGCCCAATGGGGAGCTCCAGGATCGTGGTGCAGTCACAAACACAGGCCAGCCTGAGAAGCAAGGACGGAACGACATGATTCAGGACCTAAGCAGGGAGTTAGCAAACCTGCTCATGCAGACTGAGGGGCCAGAGCTGGAAGAACGCTACTCCACCCTGCGCAAGATTGTGGATATCTGGGCTGACCCCTCCCAGCCATCTGAGTTCCTTCAGCAGCCAGGAGACTTTAAGGACGTGGGCCACCTGCCTTTCCTCTGGGAAAagcaagaagaggaggagggattcCCTCCTACTGCAGCTGTGATGCATTATTGA